ATACGACTCTCCGCGCGGGATTAGACGTCgcgtatattttatagtttaacCAAAGttggtaattttaatttcttcgacgttaatgaaaaatattaattaatagatacataatattatatatttaaattaatgtgcaatgcaataatataattgtcgacgtttattattattattaataattaatgattataattttttacacattgaCGGAACACGTGATGAATCTAGAATTTTCATTCCGAACTCGCGGTTCAAagatctttatttttttatatgtttataattaatatcgatttcgtttttatttttattttattttttaattttcgtcGCTTAGTGAGCGCAGTCTCGTCGGTCTAAATTTTCTTAAAGTTAAGTACAATATATAACAAATTCATGTCCAATAATAGTagatgaatatatttaaatgttttaatgcaGATTTCTATATATTCGAAGAGgacaatattgaatattatttacagtttAATGAGGTGTTATTTTAGGGCGGTCAGCCGAGGCCTGTCTCCGtagataaacaataataagcTGTGATTGCGCGTCGACTTTGTCAAGGTACTCGGTGTGTGCGACCGCAGGGGGGGTTAGGGGGGGTCACGGGGGGGAAGGGGGGGTCACCGGGGGGGTAGGGGGGGTCACGTAGTTAAGTCGTTCGTTTACCTCACAAGTGCCATCGCTAGTACAGAGCTCTAAGAGTTAGCGTTACCCGCGACACCGGCCGCGCATAATAAGATGGTAtataagtacaaaatatatgaaagtGTAAACCGTTTATATACGAATCGGCAGATGTTATTCTACTATAGTGTTTAAGGAAAGGAATTGAGAGTATATCTCTGAtctaattcaatattttaatcgaATCGCAGCCGCGACTCTTCcgatataattataatcgATATGTTGTAAGTTGAACTGTCCAACGACATTCGAGAACTATTGTTATATACGTGTGTTATGTAGGTACCGAGCGCCGTAGTTGCATTCTAATAGTTTAGGTATCGTAATATAGGTAATGCTGTTCGTTCTAATCTGGTGTTTCGATTTTTCTCATCTCTACTGTACTTTTAACTTAATTGGGGGTAGTTGTGGATAACTTGTCAATTATATTGGTTACGCATGGTCGCGACCCTTTCCGCCGTTTCGAATTTTCAACCGATTTTACTTTAGAATTGACGTTATGAATCCCATTGTTTTATCCGATTTGAGTTGTAACGtttcgtttaatttaaaagcaaGTCAGAGCCAAGTCGCGATCGTGCCGGACCCGTAGGGCGCTGGCGAGAGCCTCGCACCGCGTTTGCCTGAAGTCGATTCTACAAGCTCAATTTACTTCGTTTAGAAATACTTGTAAGATTACGTCAATTATTCGAAAACCTAACGTTACGAAACCGCGAATTCGTTCGATATTCCGCAAGTGGCATGATCCGAGGCTTCACAATCGGGGTCTTAGTGAAATAGTTGGCGGTGTCGCAAGTTGTCGCGTTCCGGACGCGTTGCCGAACTCCTTCTGAACTCTTCTCTCTCTTCTCGACTCGCTCTTTGCCTGGTTCCGCCGACGCAACCGGCGCACATTCCATCTTCCGTCTCGTACATCGAAATCGCATCCTATCCTCGTTAATAGTTATAGTGGTCACTGTCAAGGTTTGTGCCGTCTCGTAGGTTCTCTAGAGTCACCCGCGATAGCGTCGGACGTCGTCTTCGTAAAGAACGTTTCGACATTTTGCGTAGTTAGTTATcggaaaatgtataaatattattgaactCAGAAATGTTgttgttataaaattgttacaatatttgagagtatataattaatgatcGATTCTTAGGGCGGTATCTGAAAATTTTATCGTGTGgagagataataaataatagcggGACGTCTCGGCGTCGCAATACAAGGGTTAAACTGTTTCTGTGATACTGACTTCGCGCCTCGTGCCGTAGCTCGTAGCCGCACCGCATCCGACTTTCCacctctctctctctctctctctagGGCTAGAAGTATCTCGGTAGCTTGCGACTTTTCCATTTTATCACACTCGACGTGTGTCCTCTTTAGCGTATTAGGTGTAATGGTCCCGATACGGGCTCTTTTGAGCTCGATAGCACGTGGTGTCGCCATAATATTCCGTGATAAGTACTTTCCGGCAAGTTTAATCTTCTAGTGTGAGTTAAGACATCATGGCAGCCGTGTCTCGATTCGTCGAGTGTTTCCAGCAGTAGAAGGATGTGCGATCGAACATTTGTCGGTGACAGGTTGTGCCCCATATATAGTAGCGTTAGTTAGTTTTATCGAGCGTTACCAAATCTCTCCCTCGTTTTTAGTCCGCACCCCGCACCCTTAGGACCGCCGTTACGGTTAGGATATTCGATGTTATAGGCTAAGGTAGCTAGTTATCAttcttcataataaattataccgTAGTAGGCGTATTGAGCCGGGACGGGTGGCATTACGGCGGCCGACCGGCCGGCGCTGTTCAGGCGCGGCCGGCCGGGACTCCGCGCTCCGCGTTTCTCATCCcccttttaattttaatagctAAATGTTGTTGAATTTGTTGATAGAGTGGTTTAtcgtaattaatatataagtagCGATAGTTGGGTATAGGAAGGCAGCCGTCGGGTGCGCTAGGCTAGTGAGGTTCGATACTGTGTATAGGAATTTGGCTGTGTACGAACTCAACATTATGACGTCATTGCAGCACCGCTCGCCGTCGACGCGATTCGCCCGCGGCCTCGCGACGTTCGCGACTTTTCTGTATATAATTGCATAACATTTTCATTTGCGTCTCCTTGCTCATTGTCATCAATTTATTAAAGACTGAGGAATCAACTCTCGCGTCATCGTCACGAACGCGTCCCGACCGGGAGCTTCGCCCCCGCGGAGCCGTAGCGCGCGCCGCACGTTGTGAGTCTATCGGCtaatcttaaattaatttataaattatattgtaagtgACACGTTTCGAATGTTTCCATTGAATTACGCGTACCTGTCACAACTTGCCGCGGGCGGTGTCGTCTCTCGCGAGGGCGGAGTcattgtaatatattaattgtttaattgtCATTAAAATTGTATCGTTTCATGCGGCGTGGGCCGCGATCAGCCGCCGCGAGCGAATCGCGCGGTACTCTCGCTCGCAAGCCGGACCAGCGACCGCTGCGTTCGCGTCACTTAACCTCGCTCTAATACAAgctggtccttcgagccggattctaaacgaataaaatactaatttcaaaatatttagttttctCATAAACAATCCCGTAAACGACGTTGCAGTTTTGAATATAGTGTGATAAAGCACCGAAATGCGAGAGCTAGGTTGCCCGGACGCAGTGAGGGAGCGTACCGAGAGCGAGCGCCGTTCAGTCGTTGTCTCATCAACCTTTACACATGTTGAGATTGATATGTTAAACTAATTCTATTGAATTGTACTTGTTGCgtattataagtatgtatagTGAGCGGCCGCGCGCCGCTCGACGTTGTGTATATGATATGTTAATATCATTGTTTGCGGAAAACTTTCAGTGAaggaattataatatttttattgcatattattaatttttttgttatcttgGTTTAGAAACGGGTCTGCAAATGTTACGAGATAGTTAAGTTTCGAATGCaatgttttgaattttaaattcgCTATTATAGTCAAAGTTACATAATTTAGTTGTATtctgataattttattgttttgcgATGTTGATAAGAGGTCAATGAAGGTTACAATGTCTTAGTGTTAAAGCTGGAAACCAATTTAAGGGTACCTTGAACAttgtctataattattatattaacattaaataaatgcaaaagaaatataatctTGTTTTAATACAATCATTTAGTTTTAAGACGAAGTACCATACATATAACAAAGGATTTTAAAGGATAAAAAAACACAtccatatacatattatcatacTACTTCAATTGAAAAAGTTTCCTACGACAGAACAATTAATTATCACATTAAACCAAATCATAActtgtgatttttttgtaacatgGCATGGGCCTGTCTAAGTAGATACTCAGTAAGTAAGTACTCATGCTCAAGTAGAACTCATAAAGCAATAACACAGTCACACAGTTTcaccaaaattattattacaatagtgcacaatattttaaagctcATAAGTTGAAATATCATCAGACAAGTTAATGAATTTTCAAGAAAGTcacttgttaaataattatttattaccgaGAAACTGCtgcaatatttattcttatgaTTAGtaattaaatcttaaataaatatttttgggaattattaaataatttattattgtactataaaaaaatatataaaaaacactttattgtacaatgaacagatatataaaattcaataacatACAAAAGGAATCTTCACCGTACaaattggcggccttatcgctttgaagcgatttcttccaggcaaccttggGATATAGGAAAATGAAAAGATAAGAATACTAGTTAATCTTGTAGGCTTAAAAATTGGTAAAACCTGACAAAACGATTAAATTTTCTGTAAATCCGAATTGAGGATTCAGAAGAGAATATGAAATAGCATATACTAAAATCCTCAGTTTAcctattacaaataaaataggcAGATAGGTACTGTACAATCTTGGTATGGAAACGTGATCCAGGTTTTATGACCATGAGGTTTATATTTCTTTAGTATCAAATAACATAAACCACGACAAAAGATACGAGTATCTTCAATAGCCAAATTATTCTTACCTACTAGTATAAAGTTCGTGAATATTAATGGATGTTTGTTCCTCTTTCATGCGATAACcactgaacggattttgattttACTTGTCAGTTATGTACCTTAAGCACCAAAAAAAAAGGGGTGCTTTAACACCAGAGATGTCCTATGCTTATGTTTCTGTAGATGCGTTTGTTAtctaataattaggtatacatATTCACTGATGCATATAGCATAGCTTTACTCTTTGTAGCATAGCATTTGTGGAAATGGATTCAACTGAGATAGGTTTTTTGACATTGCGGCGGCGCATCTTCATAGCACATCTAACGCACCGCCGCGGCCGCACTGCATAGTTTAGTTCATCAGTAGAAACGGTCACATAGTTTCACAGCACAGCTGTTACATTTTCATAGCATATCTGCATAGCACCTCTCTCGTGGAAAAGCTTCTTTAgacatataaaaatactcGCTTTGCCCGCAGGCTACCGCGCGGTTAGTTTGACGAAATATGTAATGATAGGCCGATAgggtaataaaataactgcaatttttttaaataatttatttcattcacaGTTTGTACGACAGATATTGGACGGagttatacctaatataaaaaaaataagtaaaaaataaaaaggaatgTCAAGTAATTTGCTTGTAAGATCTATTTTCGTCATAGAtgccttaaaatataataaaatcttaaaattaattgtgaACCATGTAAACAATTGTAAGTATAAAAACTTAGTCTCATGATTGgaagcaatttttttgtaagaaaAGGGTAGAAAGGGGAGATTCTAAAGGGCGTTTAAACTATAACTActtaaaatgtttacaaatgcATTTTGTCTGATCTACATCTTAACcatattttaatctatgtaggtatgtatctAATTCATATTTATCTATGTTATCTTGAACACAAAACGAATATTAATCAGATTATAACACATAATTGAGTTTATTTTACTAACATTAAGTACATTCAAATAATACTACATTTAAATAggctaataatattaatatctatgcatcatttaaataataatataaaaattgttagaTCATGTTTCAATACATCAATTATCTGATTTACGTGGCTAATGAgaatactatttattattgtattaatacagataaatgtaccaattttatacatttaaaaatacaagctACATATAGTAGTTTTTGTAAGCTAGTAAGTCGTAACATAAAAGTTCATTTATATTTCCtctattttatatacttacattgaaattttgcCTATATTGGCCaagttacatatattataattctttGGGTTAAAGTggtataatacatattattataataatcactaTATGAAAATggatatattacatatattaaaaaaaatagtaaatttatGATTACATAATCAGTGTAAAGGAGAAAATTGTCAAAAAAATGGTCTAGCCATAcacaaatacttataaaaaatcaataaaatcacAATACTGTCAGATCTTACAAAATCACaactcaaaatataaaaatacgttaGAGCCAGcacgcacgagcaactttgtctccgcaactattttgtctctcccacccatgggctagtatgaaagtgcgcgcacgtagcgacacaactccccatacaatttatgggagagacaaaatagttgcggagacaaataTTCAGCTTACAATTACTATTGTGTCATATTATTAGGTTACAGAAAATGTTTGGTTGTGTTTAATTGGCTAACAGGCCAGTACACACTTCAGGTAGCCTGAAATGTGGATAGAAGCCTTCTGCTATGAAATCATCTCATATTCTGGTACATGAGGTTCATAGTTAAATCCATTATAGTGAGTGAAACTCAAGCTCCTTGTGCCCGGACCATCGGTGAACGGCACCAGCTCACTATGCAAGGTGGAAAATGATGGTCGCTCATCAGGATCCACTTGCCAACACTGTAAACATAACTGGAATAACTCATCTCCAACATAAGATGGCTGCGTTGGTCTCATGCCTCTAAGTACACGAACGGCTACATCGTTATTAGCGACGTGGTGGTATGGAGTCGCGCCCAGTGTAAATATCTCCCACATCAAGACGCCAAACGACCAGACATCTGCTTTAGGGATGAATCGGGTCTGTCGAAGCATTTCGTGAGACGTCCAGCGCGTGTAGTCGGGCGACGAGTGCAGTGGACGCATGTGGGACAAACCAAAACCAGACACCTTCACCACCCCGTTAGCAGCCATCCCAATGTTACGGCAACTCAGCTTCTTATGCACTATTTTCTTACTGTGCAAATACTCCATTCCATTAGCAACAGCCGCACAAATTTGCAGAAGTCTGTTCTCAGACAGGAgacaaaatttattgttttggaGGTCTCTGTGCCGGCTGTGCAGCAACATGTCTTTCAAGTAAGCTTTAATGTCTGGGAGCACTACAAATAGTGTGGTATTGGTTTCACAAATACCCATCAAGGCAATTACATTTTCACATTCCGTTGACTTTATCAGTAAATCAAGTTCTTGTAGCATCAGCTTTTTGTCAGATTTATCCAACTCTCTGTCAGATATTACTTGAATGATCCCAAAAGTCGTTTTGCCCTGATGTTGTACAGAGCCTCTCATAAATTTGCCATAGCTGCCAAGGCATACAACATTTGATATATCAATATCAATTATGTTTCTCGGTATATTCCAAAGGTTTCTCTTTAGATTGCTATAATAGTCCACTTTATCTTCTTCATCTATAAGAAAGCCAGAGTTCTCTATTTCTAAACAGGGTTCACTGAGGCTCAGAGGCATCGACTGGGAGCCCCTTTGTAAGCGAGCAAAATGAATTCTCTTTCTTAAAATTATGAGGAGACCTAATCCAATCAACAGTAGGACAACTCCAATTGCAATCCCAGCTCCTAAGGCTACAACCAATGGTGAGACTACTTCTGGCTCAttgatattcaaaataattgtttttgtcGACTCGGCATATCTTACTTTCTTTACATGATTTCTTTCACTTACAATACCTAAGGAGACCTCAATTTCATTAGTGAGAGGCAAAGGAGCGTTATAGAAACCATTGTAGGTAGTTCTATCTCCAATTACAAAGTCATTCTTAATATCATCAGGGTCTAGTTCAGCTGTGATGTAGTAGGTTAAGCCGTGTTCTTGTGCATATGAATAGTTCCCTAGCTTTTCAGTTATTATGCCTTGTTGATACAGTTCAATGGATACTATGATTCTGTACATAGAGACAGGCCCATTTACATTTCTTGCTTCCGGAACATGTACTAACATTTCATCCCCACGTCTTTGTATAACTTTGATATCTGGTGGGCTGGGATCCGGTGTACCAATCAAAGTTTCAGTCTGTACGGTCACATTTGCTCCAATCTCTTCAAAATTCATAGCCGCTACGCTTATATTGTAAACGGAACCAGGTTGTAAGTTGGGAAGTTCACTTTTCAGAGTAGTATTTTGTACACGCCATTCTAAAGGTTGTATGTTGAAATCAGCATAAGTTTCAATTATAATGGCTCGTATTACATAGCCAGTTATTTGACTATAGGCTTGAGGAGGTGTCCACTGCACTCTCACTGTGGACTCAGTAATATTCGACACCTCTAATGACATAGGTGGCCCAGGAATAATTACTTCCGTATCATAGATGCTTGCTACATTTTCTCCACCACAATGTTGCGTTTCGTTTTTAGGGCATGGCGTGTTACAGGCGTCTAAATCAATTTTGAACTGACCTGGGGAGTTCCCACAGAAGCATGTTGATTCGTTCCCGATGAGTGCatatttgtaataaacttGTTCACACGCGGAAATGCAGACATCGACCGATTGCCCGGTGTGTGTATTGAGGACATCGTCGGATAGTTTGTAGCAGCCGATATAGTCACCGCGGTCCGCAAAAGCATATTTGAAgcatagaattattataattgcagTCAGCAAATGTAGCCGCTCCATTGTTTAGTATGCGAATGCGACTTGATATTGAGTCATACAATAccaaattatgtatttgacGATTCCATATTGCGATAAACACTAATTTTAAGAAGGTGTACAAAGATGAATTGTTGTTTTAGCTAAAATGACTTTGTGACCGGTACACGAGATTGTTTAATCGATGAGTAACAAATGGTAACAAATAGGTATGCAGAAAGCGAACAAACGTTAGCGCACCCTTTCAAGTTTATTGACATTCTTGGATTGCGTTTGACGTTTAACAATTAATgacatttaattttgttgatGTTCATAGGCATGTCAAGGGCATGTCGATTGTCGACATTACCTATTTGTAAatcgttataaataaaattaaaaattaaaaaataggaacaattaaacaatttctgacagctattaaatatattatatttaaatttaacacttaatgtaagttttaaaatatagctTTTGTATTCATTGCCAAGTCTAGtttcttttcaatattatagtttatctTAAATCTACcccatgttatttttttacgtcgtgtttgtgtaaattttttataagttacagttatattatagttattttattatatcaaataCCACACCAAatactaacaaaaaaaatcgtaaGTGAAAAACCGATATTTCAAAAATCTATCGGTCATTGTATTATCCATCACTTAGATCCATCACGTCTCTAAACTGTCACATAAGTTGTTAACGGCACATCAaatttcaaatcaaaaataaaacggaTGAAGCCGATTTCAAATTAAAGTTGCGTTTGTTTGCTGTTTATGTTATGAagtgttataatttattaatgaaaacgtgaataactataaataaaaatgtctacACGTTCTGGAAAacgtatgtattatatataaacaatacaataaaaaatttagtaaTAAAACGTAGTACATACTTAATGctgaaatttgttttatattttaggtatTCATAGTTCGTTAATTGAGGAAGAGATTAAAATAACCGAGGTTTTGAAGCCTAAACGGAAGACTCGTAATAAACAAAAAGCAAATTGTGACAACGTTGAAATTGTTATCAAGAAGAAACATTTTGTACGGTATCCTTCGGAAGACGATGTCGATAGCGTCGATAGTGTTCCATCGGAAGACACTAAAGTAACGCATAAACCGCAACGGACAACTTTACAAGAAATTAATGGCTTGGCTTCAGATTCTGatattgaaaagaaaacaataagaCAAACACGTCGCACCAAGAAAGTCGAAGAAGAAATTGTTTCCAATGAGATTACTTCACAGGAAGTAAGCaagaaatctaaaaaa
The Colias croceus chromosome 18, ilColCroc2.1 genome window above contains:
- the LOC123699503 gene encoding putative tyrosine-protein kinase Wsck; translated protein: MERLHLLTAIIIILCFKYAFADRGDYIGCYKLSDDVLNTHTGQSVDVCISACEQVYYKYALIGNESTCFCGNSPGQFKIDLDACNTPCPKNETQHCGGENVASIYDTEVIIPGPPMSLEVSNITESTVRVQWTPPQAYSQITGYVIRAIIIETYADFNIQPLEWRVQNTTLKSELPNLQPGSVYNISVAAMNFEEIGANVTVQTETLIGTPDPSPPDIKVIQRRGDEMLVHVPEARNVNGPVSMYRIIVSIELYQQGIITEKLGNYSYAQEHGLTYYITAELDPDDIKNDFVIGDRTTYNGFYNAPLPLTNEIEVSLGIVSERNHVKKVRYAESTKTIILNINEPEVVSPLVVALGAGIAIGVVLLLIGLGLLIILRKRIHFARLQRGSQSMPLSLSEPCLEIENSGFLIDEEDKVDYYSNLKRNLWNIPRNIIDIDISNVVCLGSYGKFMRGSVQHQGKTTFGIIQVISDRELDKSDKKLMLQELDLLIKSTECENVIALMGICETNTTLFVVLPDIKAYLKDMLLHSRHRDLQNNKFCLLSENRLLQICAAVANGMEYLHSKKIVHKKLSCRNIGMAANGVVKVSGFGLSHMRPLHSSPDYTRWTSHEMLRQTRFIPKADVWSFGVLMWEIFTLGATPYHHVANNDVAVRVLRGMRPTQPSYVGDELFQLCLQCWQVDPDERPSFSTLHSELVPFTDGPGTRSLSFTHYNGFNYEPHVPEYEMIS